In Montipora capricornis isolate CH-2021 chromosome 4, ASM3666992v2, whole genome shotgun sequence, a single genomic region encodes these proteins:
- the LOC138044722 gene encoding uncharacterized protein → MEEIATLKVASVIVDRAGTTKAKKPRVKKSSRIFKLDPQLMDGLLRVGGRLEKAPVKLDAKHPIILPASHHVVRLIIRFYHNASGHSGTEHVLSMIRERFWIVKGRAAVKRTLRDCFSCRKRQAPVGEQKMANLPQDRVTPNKPPFTYVGVDCFGPFWVRRGRSQAKRYGVIFTCLTVHAIHIEVVHSLDTDSFVNCMRRFIARRGQPEQIRSDNGGNFVRGEKELRNAIDRWNQEVIAEFLSQRNVQWIFNPPAGSHRGGVWERCICTIRKVMSALLKEQVLDDEGLATLMCEVESIVNGRPLTKVSDDPRDLEALTPNHLLLLRSGTTLPPGIFRKEDVYTRRR, encoded by the coding sequence ATGGAAGAGATTGCCACTCTAAAGGTTGCAAGTGTGATAGTTGACAGGGCAGGCACCACCAAAGCCAAGAAACCTCGAGTCAAGAAATCTAGTAGAATCTTCAAGCTCGACCCTCAGTTGATGGACGGTCTACTACGTGTAGGCGGACGGCTCGAGAAGGCACCCGTTAAGCTGGATGCAAAGCACCCAATAATTCTGCCGGCCTCACACCATGTTGTCCGTTTGATCATCAGGTTCTACCATAACGCTTCTGGACATTCTGGCACTGAACACGTACTCTCCATGATCAGAGAAAGATTCTGGATCGTGAAGGGAAGAGCTGCAGTGAAAAGGACCCTTAGAGACTGTTTCAGCTGCAGAAAGCGACAAGCACCAGTTGGAGAGCAGAAGATGGCAAACCTGCCGCAAGACAGGGTCACTCCAAACAAGCCCCCATTTACCTATGTTGGCGTTGACTGTTTTGGGCCCTTTTGGGTTCGACGCGGAAGGAGCCAAGCCAAGAGATATGGTGTGATCTTCACTTGTTTGACCGTACATGCGATCCACATCGAGGTAGTTCACAGCTTGGACACAGATTCCTTTGTGAACTGCATGCGTCGTTTTATCGCTAGAAGGGGGCAGCCTGAACAGATCAGATCCGATAATGGCGGCAACTTTGTCCGGGGCGAAAAGGAGCTGAGAAATGCTATTGATCGGTGGAATCAGGAAGTCATCGCGGAGTTCCTCTCGCAGAGAAATGTGCAGTGGATCTTCAATCCCCCAGCAGGTTCTCACCGTGGTGGCGTGTGGGAGCGCTGCATCTGCACCATTCGAAAGGTGATGAGTGCCCTCTTAAAAGAGCAGGTCCTCGACGACGAAGGGCTTGCCACTCTCATGTGCGAGGTGGAATCAATAGTCAATGGCAGGCCCCTGACGAAGGTGTCCGACGATCCAAGAGACCTCGAGGCCCTTACTCCAAATCACCTTCTTCTGCTACGGTCTGGTACTACACTGCCGCCTGGCATTTTCAGAAAGGAAGACGTCTATACCCGTCGGAGATAG
- the LOC138046669 gene encoding uncharacterized protein — translation MPFMQGEPVVDPLSSIQEAVGGPETNVHRNVGNFPSNEGPINEDDRRATGNNNDGAHNAYVNGDRQCASTGAGVPTIGLPIVPVKVRARSADPPVLTYALLNSGSNTTFCSQQLMEMLTVDGEQTTLSLTTLGKHDSVTKCKVFKLEVFDLNERNFVELPTVFSTPQLPVGKNSIPQQKDVNKYPYLKGIQLPKIDAPIGLLIGNDVPKALAPKRVIASNDKGPYAVKTIFGWTLNGPLDRKGNSRRTANFIKADEELSQQFTRFCNLEFSDSAYDKDAAPSKEDWHAIKLKSGHYEVALPWRNTPPNLLNNRPLAEHHLKLLQRRLLKDEELHSKYSAFVDDLLKNGHARKVPGDRLDRPVGAVWYLPHHPVLNANKPGKVRVVFDCAAKYWGTSLNDQLLQGPDLTNNLVGVLTRFRQEPVALMADVESMFHQVRVSPNDCDALRFLWWPNNDLNSEPEEYQMMVHLFGATSSPSCANFGLRQTAENNCQEFSKEAVDSVKDNFYVDDCFKSVPSETEAIGLVNELCTLLSKGGFRLTKWISNSRKVIDSIPLSKRAGSVKDLLLDQLPIERALGVRWDMGSDTFGFKISVKDRPATRRGILSVVSSVYDPLGFAAPFILPAKSLLQDLCRKNLGWDEPISDEDLIRWRNWLEDLRVNRCFKPINFGEVASSQLHHFADASQFAYGAVTYLRLTNSKGDVHCSFIIGRSRLSQQLTIPRLELSAAVVATRLDRMVSKEIGIPVDQSIFWTDSTCVLGYIANKDKRFHTFVANRVAAIHEVTSPPQWKHVGTKQNPADDASRGLTAEALLKNKRWIRGPEFLWKSEDAWPSQQCLVSMVAENDPEVKRESQVLSTKAEAGSTLASQDPCPSTSQQD, via the exons ATGCCATTTATGCAAGGAGAACCAGTGGTTGACCCGCTGTCGTCAATTCAAGAAGCAGTCGGTGGACCAGAGACTAACGTTC ATCGTAACGTTGGGAACTTCCCCTCCAACGAAGGTCCAATTAACGAAGACGACAGAAGAGCGACTGGGAACAACAATGACGGGGCGCACAATGCTTACGTCAATGGCGACCGTCAATGTGCTTCAACTGGGGCCGGCGTACCAACGATTGGCCTTCCTATCGTACCTGTTAAAGTCAGGGCCAGAAGTGCGGACCCCCCAGTTTTAACTTACGCCCTCTTGAATAGTGGATCGAACACGACATTCTGCAGTCAGCAGCTCATGGAAATGTTAACTGTCGATGGCGAACAGACTACCCTCTCATTGACAACCTTGGGGAAGCACGATAGCGTGACGAAGTGCAAGGTCTTCAAGCTGGAAGTGTTCGACTTGAACGAACGGAACTTCGTTGAGCTCCCAACTGTCTTCTCGACCCCACAACTACCAGTTGGTAAAAACAGCATCCCGCAACAAAAGGACGTAAACAAGTATCCTTACCTCAAAGGCATTCAGCTGCCCAAGATTGACGCCCCCATTGGCCTGCTTATCGGAAATGATGTTCCGAAGGCTTTAGCACCTAAAAGAGTAATAGCAAGTAACGACAAAGGACCGTATGCAGTAAAAACGATATTCGGGTGGACACTCAATGGTCCTCTTGACCGAAAGGGAAATTCCCGTCGTACAGCGAACTTCATCAAGGCAGACGAGGAACTCAGCCAACAGTTCACAAGGTTCTGCAATCTAGAGTTCAGCGATTCAGCGTACGACAAGGACGCAGCGCCGTCCAAAGAAGATTGGCACGCCATTAAACTGAAGTCAGGTCATTACGAAGTAGCCTTACCTTGGAGGAACACCCCACCTAACCTGCTGAACAACCGACCATTAGCAGAACACCATTTGAAGTTGTTACAGAGAAGGCTGCTTAAGGACGAAGAGCTTCATTCAAAGTATTCTGCGTTCGTCGACGACTTGCTAAAGAATGGCCATGCTCGCAAGGTGCCAGGAGACCGGCTAGACCGTCCTGTTGGCGCAGTGTGGTACCTACCTCACCATCCCGTCCTTAATGCGAACAAGCCGGGCAAAGTCCGTGTCGTTTTCGACTGCGCAGCAAAATACTGGGGTACATCACTTAACGACCAACTTCTTCAGGGACCTGACCTTACAAACAACCTGGTTGGCGTTCTGACACGCTTCCGACAGGAACCTGTTGCTCTTATGGCCGACGTAGAGTCAATGTTTCACCAAGTACGTGTCAGTCCTAACGATTGTGACGCTCTTCGGTTCCTTTGGTGGCCAAACAATGACTTGAACAGTGAACCAGAAGAATATCAGATGATGGTGCATCTCTTCGGTGCCACATCATCACCAAGCTGTGCTAACTTCGGTCTCCGGCAAACCGCAGAAAACAATTGCCAAGAATTTAGCAAGGAAGCGGTTGACAGCGTCAAGGACAACTTCTACGTTGACGACTGCTTCAAGTCAGTTCCATCCGAAACCGAAGCCATTGGTCTGGTGAACGAGCTCTGCACGCTACTCTCGAAGGGAGGGTTCCGCTTGACAAAATGGATCTCCAATTCCCGAAAGGTCATTGATTCTATTCCACTGTCCAAAAGAGCAGGCTCCGTGAAGGATCTTCTCCTCGATCAACTGCCAATTGAACGGGCCTTGGGAGTCAGATGGGATATGGGATCCGACACCTTTGGCTTCAAGATAAGTGTAAAGGACAGGCCTGCAACCAGACGAGGAATTCTATCTGTTGTCAGCTCCGTCTATGACCCGTTAGGATTTGCAGCTCCATTTATCCTGCCAGCGAAGTCGCTGCTTCAAGACCTATGTCGCAAAAATCTTGGGTGGGATGAACCCATATCGGACGAGGACCTCATACGCTGGAGAAATTGGCTCGAAGACCTTAGAGTCAACCGCTGTTTTAAGCCCATCAACTTCGGTGAAGTCGCCTCCAGTCAGCTACACCATTTCGCAGACGCTTCCCAGTTTGCATATGGTGCTGTAACCTATCTCCGCCTCACCAACAGTAAAGGTGACGTCCACTGCTCCTTCATCATTGGCAGGTCGCGGTTATCCCAGCAATTGACGATCCCTCGCCTCGAGCTCTCAGCAGCCGTAGTGGCAACGCGATTGGACAGAATGGTCTCGAAGGAAATCGGTATACCAGTCGATCAATCTATCTTCTGGACAGATAGTACCTGTGTTTTGGGCTACATCGCCAATAAAGATAAGCGGTTTCACACTTTCGTGGCAAATCGTGTCGCTGCCATACACGAAGTCACTTCACCTCCTCAATGGAAACACGTTGGCACTAAACAGAACCCTGCCGACGATGCCTCGCGTGGCCTCACAGCTGAAGCCTTGCTGAAGAACAAACGTTGGATACGAGGACCTGAATTCCTTTGGAAATCAGAAGATGCATGGCCAAGCCAACAGTGTTTGGTATCAATGGTTGCAGAGAACGACCCAGAGGTCAAGAGAGAATCACAAGTGCTTTCAACCAAGGCTGAAGCAGGGTCGACCCTTG CAAGTCAGGACCCCTGCCCCTCAACAAGTCAGCAAGATTAG
- the LOC138046921 gene encoding DNA repair protein RAD51 homolog 4-like, whose protein sequence is MEKLSMHRLVSLSCGSITSVHLDALRSNGINTVADFLSCDVERLAQKLLVPARDLSSIQKTVIAQLAAFPLNGSDYYKEFISRFCILSTGCENLDELLDGGLYTRDVTEIVGAAGAGKSQICMNISLFTALEAKKHLVYIDTGGSFCGARLKEMLTECKSCDDDQEIDKHVLSRISVVQAFDIFSMIEALESVRQSLSNEGEDGNIPHLKLIIVDCLAAVVSPILGGQQIHGHSLMVKLSRILKSLAFEHSVAVVITNNVVTDSSKLSSFSVKPALGPTWAHVPNTRLFIQKQIGTSESKRIATVTKSTRQKVQVCCTFYIDHGGVRSQRRQNIAMEQNEKF, encoded by the exons ATGGAAAAGCTTAGTATGCATCGACTCGTATCACTATCTTGCGGTTCAATCACCTCAGTTCATCTTGATGCTCTTAGAAGCAATGGAATTAATACAG TGGCTGATTTTCTGTCCTGTGATGTTGAGAGACTAGCTCAGAAGCTTTTAGTTCCTGCAAGA GATTTGTCTTCCATTCAAAAGACTGTTATTGCCCAGCTGGCAGCATTTCCTCTGAATGGAAGTGATTATTACAAAGAATTTATATCAAGGTTTTGCATTCTTTCAACAG GTTGTGAAAA TTTAGATGAGCTCTTGGATGGTGGTCTATACACAAGGGATGTAACTGAAATTGTTGGAGCAGCAGGTGCTGGGAAATCTCAG ATTTGTATGAACATTTCGTTGTTCACAGCCCTGGAAGCAAAAAAGCATTTGGTTTACATAGACACTGGAGGTTCTTTCTGTGGAGCAAGGCTTAAGGAGATGTTAACAGAGTGCAAGAGTTGTGATGATGATcag GAAATTGACAAACATGTACTGTCCAGAATATCAGTTGTTCAAGCCTTTGACATATTCTCAATGATTGAAGCTCTAGAGAGTGTCAGACAAAGTCTGTCAAATGAG ggtGAAGATGGCAACATTCCACATCTTAAATTGATAATTGTTGATTGTTTAGCTGCTGTTGTATCTCCTATTCTTGGTGGCCAACAAATTCATG GTCATTCGTTGATGGTCAAGCTTTCACGGATTTTGAAATCTCTGGCTTTTGAACATTCAGTTGCAGTTGTG ATAACCAACAATGTGGTCACCGATTCCTCCAAGTTGTCTTCATTTTCTGTCAAACCTGCCCTTGGCCCAACCTGGGCTCATGTTCCAAACACGAGATTGTTTATACAAAAACAGATTGGGActtcagaaagcaaaagaaTTGCCACTGTCACAAAGTCTACCAGACAG AAAGTACAAGTTTGCTGTACGTTTTACATTGACCATGGTGGCGTACGCAGTCAGAGACGACAAAATATTGCAATGGAACAAAACGAAAAATTCTGA